The sequence GGCGCCCCGGTGGGTGGCGGCGTGTTGTTCGTTTCGTCCGGACAGCTCGGTCACAAAGCTCATTCGTCTCCCTCATCGGTCGGTGCTGGACGTGCCGATCATGACCGTGGGAGCCACCCCATCAATAGCAGCGAAAATGCCTACTTCCAGGGGCGATCTCGCCATCGCCCGGCCTGCGCGTCGCGGCGGAATGCGAGCGGCGTGACCCCGGTGAACGTGAGAAAGTGCTTTCGGAAGGTCGCTGCGTCGAGATATCCGACACGAGCGGCGATTTCGCCGACAGACAATTGCGAGGTCTGTAGGAGCCGACGTGCGGACCGCACCCGCGCCTGCTGGAGATAGGTCTGCGGGGATGTTCCGGTTGCCTCGGAGAAGTGGCGCAACAACGTTCTTGTGCTCACATGAAAAATGGCGGCGAGGGCATTGAGGTCGTAGGGCTCGGCCAGATGGTGACGCAGATATCGGCGGACGTCGTCGGCGAGTGATGCGTGCTGAACCACCTTCAGGTCGTCATCGACATAGGGCGCCTGAGATGCGCGATTCTCACTGACGAGGGTGACGCTGGCGGTTTCGTGTGCGGTTTGCTCATCGGCGAAGTTCCGCACCAGGTGCAGAGCCAAGTCCTGGCCTGCGCTGAACGCCCCGGCCGTCAGGACCGGCGGGTCTTCCACGATCATCGACGTGGCGCGCACGTCGATATCGGGATAGCGGCGGGCGAGTTCGGCGGCGAACAACCAGGAGGTGGTCGCTCGGCGGCCATCGAGGGCACCAGCCTCCGCCAGCAGGAAGGTCCCGACGCAGATACTGGCCAGCGGGACCCCTGCGTCGTTCCGCCTTCGTAAAAAGGCGGTCTCGTCGTCGAGTCGGGTCATCCAGTCGGCGACGTCACCGGCATCGAGGAGTCCGAAACCCGGCACGACAACCACGTCAGGGCTCGAGCGCGGAGCGGCGGCGTCGATGACGGTCCCGTTGGCGAGCCGGACCTGACGGCGGCGGACGGAGACGATCCGTGTATCGAACACCCGGTGATCGACTATCCCCTGCACTCGTAGCACAGAATCTGCGACGCCCAGAATGTCGACCAGACCGTACACCTCGGCCGCGTACGCGCCCTCATACGCAAGGACGTCGATCCTGCGTCGGGCGAACACCTTTCGCACCATAACCCCACCTCGACGCACACGGACGGCTGTGGCGAGATCACCCATGAAATGGGGCTGGCTCGCCACTGTTTTCCCGACCGGCGTTCCCCGAGGCTTGCAGGCACACCGCAGAAGGCGAGGTACTCACATGCAGCTGTCCGTGATCTTGTTTGATGGCTTCACCGCACTCGACGTGGTAGGCGGCTACGAGGTGCTGTCCCGGGTCCCCGACATCCAAGTGGAGTTCGTCGCAGAGGAACCGGATCTCATCAGCGCTGACACGCGTCGACTCGGCCTGGCCGCCTATCGCTCGCTGAACGATCTCGAAACGACCGACATTCTCTACGTGCCCGGCGGGCCGGGCGTCGAGCGGCTTCTCGCCGACGACCGGTTTCTGGACCGTCTCGCCGCCCTGCACGCGACGACCACCTGGACGGTCGGGATCTGCAACGGGGTCGGTCTCCTTGGCGCTGCCGGCCTGGTCGAGGGACGCCGAGTCGCGACGAACTGGGGATGGTACGACCGCATCGGCGCCTACGGTGCGATACCGACCGGTGCCCGCTATGAGATCGACGACAAGCTGGTCACCGGCGCGGGCGTGTCGGCGAGCATCGACACCGCGCTGGTGTTGACGAAGGCATTGGCCGGCGAAGAAGTGATGCGGTTGGTGCAACTGGGGATCGAGTATTACCCGGACCCGCCCTCACCCGATACGACAATTCGGGAGGTCGGATCCGACGCACGCGAACTGGTGCTCGCATACGAGGATGCGGTCGCGATTCCACTGCTGACCGAACCGCCCGCCTGGCACACCTACCTTGAGGTTCGCGCCCTCGGGGTTGGCCGCACGGGTTGACTCGGCCATCAATACACCTCTGGCACGACGCGCACCGAAATCGCTCAGGAGTGGTGCGGGAAGCGCAACCGGATCAACTCCAGTTCGCGCGCCATCCGTTCGGCGTCGCGGTCGGTGACGTCGACGCAGCCCCTGGGCCCCTGCCAGCTGAACAGCATGCTCAGCCGCCGGCCCAACCGTGATGTCCAATCCGATCTCATGCCCCCGATGGTTCCTATCAACTGGCTTGCTATTCAATAGCCAGTCAGCGCATACTGGCCTGCAAATGACCGCCGAACTCTCGGGACATGCGCTCAGTGCCGGGCTTTTGGCCCGCAAATTGGGCAACTGGCGCACATCCAGTCACAGTGGACCCGCATATCGCGGACTGGCCGATGCCATCCGGTTGCTGATCGTCGACGGGCGCCTCCCGGTCGGCGCGCGGCTGCCCAGTGAACGCGCGCTGGCCGAGGCGCTGCGGGTGTCGCGCACCACGGTCACCGCCGCCTACGCCCAGTTGCGCGACGACGGCTATCTCAACGCCCGCCGCGGCGCGCGCAGCACGACCGCGCTCCCGCTCACCCCGTCCATGCGCGCCGACGCCGCGCCGCACTCGGTGAGCCTGGCCGCCGCCGCGTTGTCCGCGCCCGCCGCCGCCGTCGTCGAGGCGTTCGCCGAGGCCACCCACGACGTGACGCCGTATCTGCACGAACCGGGGCACGAACTGATCGGCGTCAGCGCGCTGCGCCAAGCCATCGCCGAAAGATATTGCGACCGTGGACTTCCCACCGAACCCGACGAGATCATGGTCACCACGGGCGCGCTGCACGCGATCAACCTGATCCTCACCACCTACGTGCAATCCGGCGACCGGGTGCTGGTCGAACAGCCCACGTATCACGGTGCGCTGACGTCGATCACGACCGTCGGTGCGCGCCCCGTCCCGGTCGCGATGACCGAGGACGGTTGGGATCTGGACGCACTGCAGGCGTCGCTGCACCAACTGTCACCGAGCCTGGCCTACCTGATTCCGGACAACCACAACCCCACCGGGTTGACGATGCCGGTGCCGGACCGCAAGCGGTTGGCCGGCATCATCGCCGAGACCCGCACCCGCACCATCGTCGACGAATCCATCATGGACATGTGGCTGCACGAGCCGGTTCCTCCCCCGCTGGGCGCGGAGGTGACGTCGCGCCGCGACCTGGTGTTGACGGTCGGCTCGATGTCCAAGTCGTTCTGGGGCGGGCTGCGGGTGGGCTGGATCCGCGCCGAGCGGTCCACCATCGCGACGATCGCGGCGCTGCGGCCGTCCATCGACATGGGCACCGCGGTTCTCGAACAGTGCGCTGCCGCAAGGCTTCTCCGGCGTCACGACGAGCTGCTGCCCGGGCGCCGGGAGATTCTGCGCGCCCGTCGCGCACACCTGCAGCAGCTGCTGCGCCGTCACCTGCCGGACTGGGAGCCGGGCCGCGGCGCCGGCGGAATGTCGCTGTGGGTGCGGCTGCCCGCGCCGATGAGCACCGCGCTGTCGGCGGCGGCCTCCCGCCTCGGGCTCGACCTGCCCGCCGGGCCGCGGTTCGGTGTCAACGGCACGCTGGAGCGGTTCGTCCGGGTGCCCTACACGCTGCCCGAGGACCAGCTCAGCGCGGCCGTCGAACTGCTGGCCCGCGCCTGGTACAGCGTCACCGGCTCGGCCACCCCGGAACCGACGACCGTGGTGGTCTAGTTTCCCCGCGAGCAGACGCGAGCACCCCCTAATTCACCCTCAATTGGGGGTGTTCGCGTCTGCTCGCCGAAAAGGACCGCTACTCGTCGTCGGGGATCTCGACGCGGCGCATCACGCCGTCGCGGGCATCGGCAGCCTCGATCTCGCTGCGGGTGATGCCGAGGATGAACAGCAGCGTGTCCAGGTAGGGATAGCTCAGCGACGCGTCGGCGACCTCCCGCAGTATTGGCTTGGCGTTGAACGCCACGCCCAGCCCCGCGGCCGCCAGCATGTCGATGTCGTTGGCGCCGTCACCCACGGCCACCGTCTGTTCCATCGGCACCCCGGCCTGCTGCGCGAAATCACGCAGCGCCTTGGCTTTTCCGGCGCGGTCGATGATGGGTCCGACCACCCGGCCGGTCAGCTTGCCGTCGACGATCTCGAGTTCGTTGGCCGCGACGAAATCCATCATCAACTCGTGGGCGAGCGGCGCGATGACCTGGCGGAAGCCGCCGGACACTATGCCGCAGTGGTAGCCGAGGCGGCGCAGGGTGCGCAACGTGG comes from Mycolicibacterium pulveris and encodes:
- a CDS encoding GlxA family transcriptional regulator; translation: MVRKVFARRRIDVLAYEGAYAAEVYGLVDILGVADSVLRVQGIVDHRVFDTRIVSVRRRQVRLANGTVIDAAAPRSSPDVVVVPGFGLLDAGDVADWMTRLDDETAFLRRRNDAGVPLASICVGTFLLAEAGALDGRRATTSWLFAAELARRYPDIDVRATSMIVEDPPVLTAGAFSAGQDLALHLVRNFADEQTAHETASVTLVSENRASQAPYVDDDLKVVQHASLADDVRRYLRHHLAEPYDLNALAAIFHVSTRTLLRHFSEATGTSPQTYLQQARVRSARRLLQTSQLSVGEIAARVGYLDAATFRKHFLTFTGVTPLAFRRDAQAGRWRDRPWK
- a CDS encoding DJ-1/PfpI family protein, producing MQLSVILFDGFTALDVVGGYEVLSRVPDIQVEFVAEEPDLISADTRRLGLAAYRSLNDLETTDILYVPGGPGVERLLADDRFLDRLAALHATTTWTVGICNGVGLLGAAGLVEGRRVATNWGWYDRIGAYGAIPTGARYEIDDKLVTGAGVSASIDTALVLTKALAGEEVMRLVQLGIEYYPDPPSPDTTIREVGSDARELVLAYEDAVAIPLLTEPPAWHTYLEVRALGVGRTG
- the yczR gene encoding MocR-like transcription factor YczR, encoding MTAELSGHALSAGLLARKLGNWRTSSHSGPAYRGLADAIRLLIVDGRLPVGARLPSERALAEALRVSRTTVTAAYAQLRDDGYLNARRGARSTTALPLTPSMRADAAPHSVSLAAAALSAPAAAVVEAFAEATHDVTPYLHEPGHELIGVSALRQAIAERYCDRGLPTEPDEIMVTTGALHAINLILTTYVQSGDRVLVEQPTYHGALTSITTVGARPVPVAMTEDGWDLDALQASLHQLSPSLAYLIPDNHNPTGLTMPVPDRKRLAGIIAETRTRTIVDESIMDMWLHEPVPPPLGAEVTSRRDLVLTVGSMSKSFWGGLRVGWIRAERSTIATIAALRPSIDMGTAVLEQCAAARLLRRHDELLPGRREILRARRAHLQQLLRRHLPDWEPGRGAGGMSLWVRLPAPMSTALSAAASRLGLDLPAGPRFGVNGTLERFVRVPYTLPEDQLSAAVELLARAWYSVTGSATPEPTTVVV